The genomic window GTATGGGCGAGTCGGGATAGCTTGCATCAGAGCACCGGTTTGGTGTAGCGGGTGTGAGAGGCTTCTTGGCGGAAGTGACTCACAATCTACTACTTCAAGTCGGTGCTCGCTCTTTTTTCCACGCAGGATCTGGGTTCAACCGCCGGATACCCCCAACCCGCCTGCTTCCCTCCCGGCGCACCCCTTGCCCGAACACCCGCCGCAGATCCAATCCCAACCAGGAGGCACCCATTCAGCAGTTCGCAACCTACATCGGCTACGTCGCGGGGGCGCTGACCGTGATCTCGTTTCTCCCGCAGGTGGTGCGCGTGTGGAAGACGAAGAGGACCAACGACCTGTCGCTCGGGATGTTCGTCATCCTCATCACCGCGGGCGGGCTGTGGATCGTCTACGGCGCGATCACCAGCGACTGGCCCGTGATCGCCACCAACGGTGGGATGGTGGCGCTGAACGTCGCCATCCTGGTGGCCAAGCTCCGCTTCAAGTAGCCAGCGCCACCACCGCCTCCCGCACCCCGTCCACCACCATCGCCATGCGCGCGTAGTCCAGCGTGTCCGCCGTGTCGTGGGCAGTGTGGTAGTGCGGGTTCCGGTAGAAGGCGGTATCGGTCACCATCACGGCGTCGAAGCCGGCGGTCCAGTAGCTGGCGTGGTCGCTGAAGTCGACGCCGGGGACCGCGCGCGGAGCCTGGATGGTGCGCACGGGAAGCGGCGAGCCGCGGCGCATCGACCGCCGCACGCGGCGGATCAGCGGCCCCTGCCCCAGCTTGCCCACCACCGTGATGAAGTTGCCGCGCGAGGGATAGAACGGCTTCAGCAGCGGAGTGGGGAAGGTCTGGCTCCCCGGCTCGTCGCTGAAGTACCCGATCATCTCCAGCGCGATCATCCCCCTCACCCGCGCCCCCTCGGCGCGCAGCGAGTTGGCGTGCACCATGCTCCCCATGTAGGGGGTGCGGAAGAAGGGCGGCTCCTCGCACGGGTACGCAACCAGCTCCACGCCCACGCCGAGCCTGCCAGTACCCGCACCAGCTCGATGATCCCCGCCACCCCGCTCGCGTTGTCGTCCGCGCCGGGGAAGGGGCCGGCGGCATCGTAGTGCGCCCCCACCACGACG from Longimicrobium sp. includes these protein-coding regions:
- a CDS encoding SemiSWEET transporter, with product MTHNLLLQVGARSFFHAGSGFNRRIPPTRLLPSRRTPCPNTRRRSNPNQEAPIQQFATYIGYVAGALTVISFLPQVVRVWKTKRTNDLSLGMFVILITAGGLWIVYGAITSDWPVIATNGGMVALNVAILVAKLRFK
- a CDS encoding M28 family peptidase, coding for MELVAYPCEEPPFFRTPYMGSMVHANSLRAEGARVRGMIALEMIGYFSDEPGSQTFPTPLLKPFYPSRGNFITVVGKLGQGPLIRRVRRSMRRGSPLPVRTIQAPRAVPGVDFSDHASYWTAGFDAVMVTDTAFYRNPHYHTAHDTADTLDYARMAMVVDGVREAVVALAT
- a CDS encoding M28 family peptidase; its protein translation is MAAVSAKRLEAHVRMLSETLAPRSVAHRANLDAAASYVAVEMGAGGAEVSRQVYAAAGAEYRNVIARLGPETEERVVVGAHYDAAGPFPGADDNASGVAGIIELVRVLAGSAWAWSWLRTRARSRPSSAPPTWGAWCTPTRCAPRGRG